The following proteins come from a genomic window of Methylorubrum populi:
- a CDS encoding ATP-dependent DNA helicase, with protein sequence MSWSPQQDEALRRIGAWYRESDDQVFYLGGYAGTGKTTIAKEAAASVSKMALFAAFTGKAALVLAGKGCVGAQTIHSLIYKAFEEEDLDPVTGEVLRVTMRYGLNPLSEVASADLVVVDECSMVGDRLGEDLLSFGTKVLVLGDPAQLPPVRGEGFFTRVEPDFMLTEIHRQAADNPIIRMSMEVREGRRLQRGAYGDSRVIDVSALGQRVVMGADQVLVGRNATRRTVNAKVRRLLGRDPSGPQVEDRLVCLKNNKDKGLLNGGLWTVSAVKGREDGKVALGLDSIDIRGRTADVRVPEAFFTGREEDVPYPLRKGADEFTYGYALTVHKAQGSQWNDVLLIDESSTFREDRARHLYTGLTRAAQRVTVVLS encoded by the coding sequence ATGAGCTGGTCCCCGCAGCAGGACGAGGCCCTACGCCGGATCGGCGCGTGGTATCGCGAATCCGACGATCAGGTGTTCTACCTCGGCGGCTACGCCGGCACGGGCAAGACGACGATCGCGAAGGAGGCCGCCGCCAGCGTCTCCAAGATGGCGCTGTTCGCCGCCTTCACCGGCAAGGCCGCGCTGGTGCTCGCCGGCAAGGGCTGCGTCGGCGCCCAGACCATCCACTCGCTGATCTACAAGGCGTTCGAGGAAGAGGATCTCGACCCGGTCACCGGCGAGGTGCTGCGCGTCACCATGCGCTACGGGCTCAACCCGCTCTCCGAGGTGGCGTCGGCCGATCTCGTCGTCGTCGACGAGTGCTCCATGGTGGGCGACCGCCTGGGCGAGGACCTGCTCTCGTTCGGCACGAAGGTGCTCGTGCTCGGCGACCCCGCGCAGCTGCCGCCGGTGCGGGGCGAGGGCTTTTTCACCCGGGTCGAGCCCGACTTCATGCTGACCGAGATCCACCGGCAGGCGGCGGACAACCCGATCATCCGCATGTCGATGGAGGTGCGCGAGGGGCGCCGCCTGCAGCGCGGGGCCTACGGCGACAGCCGCGTTATCGACGTCAGCGCGCTCGGCCAGCGCGTCGTCATGGGCGCCGACCAGGTCCTCGTCGGCCGCAACGCCACGCGCCGCACGGTGAACGCCAAGGTGCGGCGCCTGCTCGGTCGGGACCCGTCCGGCCCCCAGGTCGAGGACCGCCTCGTCTGCCTCAAGAACAACAAGGACAAGGGCCTGCTGAACGGCGGGCTCTGGACCGTCTCCGCGGTGAAGGGGCGGGAGGACGGCAAGGTCGCGCTCGGCCTGGATTCGATCGACATCAGGGGGCGCACGGCGGACGTGCGGGTCCCCGAGGCCTTCTTCACGGGCCGCGAGGAGGACGTGCCCTATCCGCTGCGGAAGGGCGCGGACGAGTTCACCTACGGCTACGCGCTCACCGTTCACAAGGCGCAGGGCTCGCAGTGGAACGACGTCCTGCTGATCGACGAATCCTCGACTTTTCGGGAGGATCGGGCGCGGCACCTCTACACCGGCCTGACGCGGGCCGCGCAGCGCGTGACGGTGGTGCTGTCATGA
- a CDS encoding Gp49 family protein, with protein sequence MSQDEINLETELKAKGLNAPRLTPALIDACIVGEAYHVFPGTTLTVCALTLRNGFNVTGESAAASPANFDPEIGRQIARKNAREKIWAFEGYLLRERLADQASAARGQDDAVRVA encoded by the coding sequence ATGTCCCAAGACGAGATCAACCTCGAGACCGAGTTGAAGGCGAAGGGCCTCAACGCCCCGCGCCTCACGCCCGCGCTGATCGACGCCTGCATCGTGGGCGAGGCCTACCACGTCTTCCCCGGCACGACGCTGACCGTCTGCGCCCTCACCCTGCGCAACGGCTTCAACGTCACCGGCGAGAGCGCCGCGGCCAGCCCGGCGAACTTCGACCCGGAGATTGGCCGCCAGATCGCGCGGAAGAACGCCCGCGAGAAGATCTGGGCCTTCGAGGGCTATCTGCTCCGCGAGCGGCTTGCCGACCAGGCGTCCGCAGCGCGCGGCCAGGACGACGCGGTGCGGGTCGCCTGA